A genomic window from Elaeis guineensis isolate ETL-2024a chromosome 3, EG11, whole genome shotgun sequence includes:
- the LOC140856134 gene encoding uncharacterized protein, producing MLDGKASIQDTDMPVKMQLQARSCAAQALDLFDVLDCKSIAGATHIKKEFNMRHGPGWHCVVGSNFGCFFTHRRGTFIYFCLETLFFLIFKAAALTPV from the exons atgtTGGACGGGAAGGCATCGATCCAGGATACCGACATGCCCGTAAAGATGCAGCTGCAGGCCAGGTCCTGCGCCGCCCAAGCCCTCGACCTCTTTGATGTCCTCGATTGCAAAAGCATCGCCGGCGCCACTCACATCAaaaag GAGTTTAACATGAGGCATGGGCCCGGATGGCATTGCGTGGTGGGTTCCAACTTCGGCTGCTTCTTCACCCACAGGCGAGGCACCTTCATCTACTTCTGCCTCGAGACACTCTTCTTCCTCATCTTCAAAGCTGCTGCTCTTACTCCTGTTTAG